In one Paramisgurnus dabryanus chromosome 21, PD_genome_1.1, whole genome shotgun sequence genomic region, the following are encoded:
- the LOC135775860 gene encoding alpha-1,3-mannosyl-glycoprotein 4-beta-N-acetylglucosaminyltransferase C, with protein MRCHLKTSIRLAAGLFICASIYFYIRTQSGNLKTQSVTWIWDKETWPEKIEGYYLRFNTSIKVLAGNLQQPKKYLTLGLASVRRKKDNYLQSTLQSIFSQSSEEELAEMVVVVLLADFDLNWVQQTVQMIKENFFNQLSQGRLLVIHANQESYPPLTGLKRNFNDAPDRVTFRSKQNVDYAFLIHFSSNLSQYYIMLEDDVACAKNFLSKLREHVRSMRSSKWVTLEFSKLGYIGKLYKSSDLPTLARFLYNFYQEMPCDFLLTHFRTLLMQDKTIRFRPSLFQHVGTYSSFQGTFNRLKDEDFVEELGDNPPAHISTNIEYFSTNTPDKAYNQDSDYFWGMSPIGPESYFTVTFHKPMMISRVRIQTGLDGKDELTSASVELGRTLVEKETTWECSGFETLGSLKQGQFDMSGIEKLGNASVSCVRIQVTAEQSNWVIINYFQVWTFKID; from the exons ACCCAGTCAGTGACCTGGATCTGGGATAAAGAGACTTGGCCTGAAAAGATTGAGGGCTATTACCTGCGTTTCAACACCTCCATTAAAGTTCTGGCAGGAAACCTTCAGCAGCCCAAGA AGTATCTAACTCTGGGGCTTGCATCTGTGAGGAGGAAAAAGGACAATTATCTACAAAGCACCCTTCAGTCAATCTTCTCTCAATCCTCTGAGGAAGAACTGGCTGAAATGGTTGTAGTTGTCCTCCTTGCGGACTTTGACCTGAACTGGGTCCAGCAGACCGTTCAGATGATTAAGGAAAATTTCTTCAATCAGCTGTCCCAGGGTCGGTTGCTGGTCATCCATGCCAACCAAGAGAGCTATCCTCCGCTTACAGGCCTAAAGAGGAACTTCAATGATGCTCCTGACCGTGTGACCTTCCGTTCGAAGCAGAACGTGGACTACGCCTTTTTGATCCATTTCAGCAGTAACCTCTCCCAGTACTATATCATGTTGGAAGACGACGTGGCCTGTGCCAAGAACTTCCTCTCGAAATTACGTGAGCACGTTCGCTCGATGAGGTCCTCAAAGTGGGTCACCCTGGAATTTTCCAAACTGGGCTACATAGGGAAACTGTACAAATCCAGTGACCTGCCCACTTTGGCTCGGTTTTTGTATAACTTCTACCAGGAGATGCCCTGTGACTTCCTGCTGACGCATTTCCGCACTTTGTTGATGCAGGATAAAACGATTCGGTTTCGCCCATCGCTGTTTCAGCATGTGGGCACTTACTCGTCTTTTCAAGGCACGTTCAATCGCCTAAAGGACGAGGACTTTGTCGAAGAGCTCGGCGATAACCCTCCGGCACACATTAGTACGAACATCGAGTATTTCTCGACCAACACGCCCGACAAGGCGTATAACCAAGATTCGGACTATTTCTGGGGCATGTCCCCTATTGGCCCAGAAAGCTACTTCACTGTGACCTTTCACAAACCTATGATGATCTCTCGCGTGCGGATACAAACTGGACTGGATGGAAAAGATGAGCTGACCTCTGCTTCAGTGGAGCTTGGGAGAACTCTGGTGGAGAAAGAGACTACGTGGGAATGCTCAGGGTTTGAAACACTTGGTTCTCTGAAACAAGGACAGTTTGATATGTCAGGTATTGAAAAACTTGGGAACGCATCCGTTTCGTGTGTACGAATCCAAGTCACAGCCGAACAATCAAACTGGGTCATTATAAACTACTTTCAGGTCTGGACATTTAAGATTGACTGA